From Oscillospiraceae bacterium CM, a single genomic window includes:
- the aroB gene encoding 3-dehydroquinate synthase — translation MKTIQVNASKTYDICIERGLLADAGVRIRTASGGSTCCVVTDDVVNALYGDQLVETLSAAGYTVVRFVIENGESSKNAENYIRLLNFLADSQLTRTDVVAALGGGVVGDLAGFAAATYLRGIHFVQLPTTLLAAVDSSIGGKTGIDLNAGKNLAGAFYQPNLVLCDPDVMKTLRDETFKDGVAEIIKYGVIADKTLFSMLAEPIAPRLDDIIARCDAIKRDVVSRDERESGPRKLLNFGHTVGHAIEALSNFSISHGCAVAVGMAVIARASAKSGFCSTETSASIIDRIQTNGLPTETNITADALARAARSDKKRSGGTITLVLPKEIGVCTLEEMPVDRLEGFFALGL, via the coding sequence ATGAAAACGATTCAAGTAAACGCCTCCAAAACGTATGACATCTGTATTGAACGCGGCTTGCTTGCCGACGCGGGCGTGCGCATTCGTACCGCCTCCGGCGGCAGCACCTGCTGTGTCGTGACCGACGATGTTGTGAACGCCCTCTATGGCGATCAGCTTGTCGAGACGCTGTCAGCGGCCGGGTACACCGTCGTTCGATTTGTCATTGAGAACGGCGAAAGCTCTAAGAACGCTGAAAATTATATCAGACTTTTAAATTTTCTTGCCGACAGTCAGCTCACGCGCACAGATGTTGTCGCGGCTTTGGGCGGCGGCGTCGTCGGCGATCTGGCCGGTTTTGCCGCGGCCACCTACCTGCGCGGCATTCATTTCGTCCAGCTACCGACAACGCTTTTGGCCGCTGTCGATTCATCAATCGGCGGCAAAACAGGCATTGACCTCAACGCCGGAAAAAACCTGGCTGGCGCTTTTTATCAGCCCAACCTTGTTTTATGTGACCCCGACGTCATGAAAACGCTTCGTGACGAGACGTTTAAAGACGGCGTGGCTGAAATTATCAAATACGGCGTTATTGCCGACAAGACACTGTTTTCTATGCTTGCCGAGCCGATTGCGCCGCGCCTTGACGACATTATCGCCCGCTGCGACGCCATCAAGCGCGACGTCGTCTCCCGAGACGAGCGGGAATCCGGGCCGCGGAAGCTCTTAAACTTCGGCCACACCGTCGGCCACGCGATTGAAGCTTTAAGTAATTTTTCTATCTCACATGGGTGTGCCGTTGCCGTTGGCATGGCCGTCATCGCCCGGGCAAGCGCCAAATCGGGCTTTTGCAGCACAGAAACAAGCGCTTCGATAATAGATAGAATCCAGACAAACGGCCTGCCGACGGAAACAAACATAACGGCGGACGCACTGGCCCGCGCTGCCCGCAGCGACAAAAAGCGCAGCGGCGGCACCATCACGCTCGTCCTGCCGAAGGAAATCGGCGTTTGTACGCTGGAAGAGATGCCGGTCGACCGGCTTGAGGGCTTTTTCGCGCTGGGGCTGTAA
- a CDS encoding prephenate dehydrogenase/arogenate dehydrogenase family protein — MTIGIVGLGLIGGSLAKAYKACPGITVFGHDADDAVCSIAQVAGAIDSPLTADNIGRCDVLLLALYPKDAVEYLEKAAPAISKKSLVIDCCGVKRFVCDRCFALAEQYGFTFVGGHPMAGTHNAGFKYSRATLFKGASMILVPPVFDDIGLYDRLEKALEPVGFGHLTMTTAERHDEMIAFTSQMAHLVSNAFIKSPTARRHKGYSAGSYKDLTRVAWLNPDMWSELFLENSDALLHELDFFIASVTKYRDALAAGDSQTLRDLLSEGKLIKEELDGR; from the coding sequence ATGACCATCGGAATCGTCGGCCTCGGCCTCATTGGCGGCTCCCTCGCCAAGGCCTATAAAGCGTGCCCCGGCATCACGGTGTTCGGTCACGACGCCGATGACGCCGTCTGCTCCATCGCGCAGGTCGCCGGGGCGATTGACAGCCCTTTGACAGCCGATAATATTGGCCGGTGCGACGTTTTGCTTCTGGCGCTCTATCCGAAGGATGCTGTTGAATATCTTGAAAAGGCCGCCCCAGCCATATCAAAAAAATCGCTCGTCATCGACTGCTGCGGCGTCAAGCGCTTTGTCTGCGACAGATGCTTCGCGCTTGCCGAGCAGTATGGCTTTACGTTCGTCGGCGGACATCCGATGGCCGGGACGCACAACGCCGGTTTTAAGTACAGCCGGGCAACGCTTTTTAAAGGCGCTTCGATGATCCTCGTCCCCCCTGTTTTTGACGATATTGGCCTGTATGACCGTCTTGAAAAGGCGCTCGAGCCCGTCGGCTTTGGGCACTTGACGATGACGACGGCCGAACGGCACGACGAGATGATCGCCTTTACGTCCCAGATGGCGCACCTCGTCTCCAACGCATTTATCAAAAGCCCGACGGCACGCCGCCACAAGGGTTATTCGGCGGGCAGCTACAAAGATTTAACGCGCGTTGCCTGGCTCAATCCAGACATGTGGTCGGAGCTGTTTCTTGAAAACAGCGACGCGCTGCTCCATGAGCTCGATTTTTTCATCGCGTCCGTGACAAAATACCGGGACGCGCTGGCGGCGGGCGACAGTCAGACACTGCGCGACCTGCTCAGCGAGGGCAAATTAATTAAAGAGGAACTGGACGGCCGATGA